One genomic segment of Musa acuminata AAA Group cultivar baxijiao chromosome BXJ3-3, Cavendish_Baxijiao_AAA, whole genome shotgun sequence includes these proteins:
- the LOC135633454 gene encoding protein indeterminate-domain 7-like gives MLFSVATMSNSTSISDEASVSSETRAHGHFSFSSMLTTVSPHHHRPQPPPKAKKKRSQPGNPDPEAEVVALSPTTLMATNRFICEICNKGFKREQNLQLHRRGHNLPWKLRQRGSKEVARKRVYVCPEPSCVHHHPSRALGDLTGIKKHFSRKHGEKKWKCDKCSKRYAVNSDWKAHVKTCGAREYRCDCGTLFSRKDTFITHRAFCDALAEESARLMAATATTFPPLHQPIFHPSSSWNPLICPNPDLTLNPTSDGDLGALQVKPEDKLSSLHHIHLRTITSPHLSATALLQRASIMGPMSFTNTASSLGYDGAMSGGVVSSGVDVQDLPMW, from the exons ATGTTGTTCTCAGTAGCAACAATGTCCAATTCCACCTCCATCTCTGATGAAGCCAGTGTTTCCTCTGAGACAAGAGCTCATGGCCACTTCAGCTTCAGCTCTATGCTCACAACGGTATCTCCCCACCACCACCGACCGCAGCCGCCACCGAAGGCCAAAAAGAAGAGAAGCCAACCGGGGAATCCAG ACCCAGAAGCTGAAGTTGTAGCCTTGTCACCGACGACACTAATGGCCACCAACAGGTTCATCTGTGAGATATGCAACAAGGGTTTCAAGAGGGAACAGAACCTGCAGCTCCACAGGAGGGGCCACAACCTGCCATGGAAGCTGAGGCAGAGAGGCAGCAAGGAAGTAGCAAGGAAGAGGGTGTACGTGTGCCCGGAGCCATCTTGTGTGCACCACCATCCTTCCAGGGCTCTTGGAGACCTGACGGGGATCAAGAAGCACTTCTCCCGAAAGCATGgagagaagaagtggaagtgtGACAAGTGCTCTAAAAGATATGCCGTGAACTCGGACTGGAAAGCCCATGTGAAAACCTGTGGAGCAAGAGAGTATAGATGTGATTGTGGCACCCTCTTCTCCAG GAAGGATACCTTCATCACCCACAGGGCCTTCTGTGATGCGTTGGCAGAAGAAAGCGCAAGACTCATGGCTGCCACCGCCACCACATTCCCTCCACTCCACCAACCTATCTTCCACCCTTCCTCCTCCTGGAACCCACTCATCTGTCCTAACCCTGACTTGACCCTAAACCCTACCTCTGACGGTGACCTGGGAGCTTTGCAAGTCAAGCCTGAGGATAAGCTCTCTTCCCTCCACCACATCCACCTTCGCAccatcacctcacctcacctctcaGCCACCGCACTCCTCCAAAGGGCCTCGATCATGGGCCCTATGAGCTTCACCAACACCGCCAGCAGCCTAGGTTACGATGGCGCAATGTCCGGCGGAGTCGTCAGCTCGGGAGTCGATGTCCAAGACCTGCCAATGTGGTAG